CTTCCCGGGTCATCTCGACCAGGGTTTCCAGGCTCCCGCTGAAGTAGCGGGGGTCGTTGCCCATGACCCAGAGTTCATAGGCGTCGATGCGGCCCCGGTAGCGGTCGGCCACCGCGGCGACGAAGGTCTTCCAGTCGGCCAGGTCGTCGGGCGGGCTGGTGCGCGATCCGTCGTCGTACGCCGTGCGCGGCCCGTTGGGGCTGGCCCACTCCGGGGTTCCCCCCATCGTGAAGACCACGGGCAGACCGGCACCGTTCGCGCCCGCCACCAGCCGGTCGAGGATCGACCAGTCGAATTCGCCGCGCCGCGGCTGGATGTTCGACCACCGGGTCCGGCTGTCCCACAGGCGGACCGTGTCGATCTGGAAGGTGGGCATGGCGCCGGTCGAGGAGTTGAGCGTCATGCCGAAGAGGCCGTTCGGCACGGGGGTGGGTGCCTGGGTCCAGGGCGCGGCCGCGTTCGGGGCGGGCGCCGAGTGCGCGGCGGCCGGTGCCGGAGTGGTGGAGTGCGCGGAGCCGCTGAGCGAGACGACGCACAGCAGGATGAATGCCAGCGAGGCGACGGCGCCGCGGGTGCTCCCGGCCGGCGGGCGGGGTGTCACGGGGGCCGGGGCGGGGGCCGATTCCTGTGTCACGGCCACCGGCGCAAGGGGGGCTTCCCGTTCGGTTTCCGTGTCCGTGTCCGTGTCCGTTTCCGGAATGGAGGCTGCGACCCAAAAACGGTACAGCTCGGACAACTGACGGGTATGCGCGCCACATAATCTGGCGATTCGCTCCGCGGTGCCGAATTCGACGGGAATCACGATTCCCCGGCAATAGCGGTGCACCGACGAGCGGCTCATATGTGCTTTACGGGCGAGTGTTTCGTAGCTGTAACCCCGTTGGTCTTTCAGCTCGGTGAGGAGGTCTGCGAATTGCTGCCGGGCCCTGGCCGATCCGGCCGGCCCCGGCTGTCTGCCTTCTGGATGCGTTTCGGTGGACTCGCTCAAGAAAATTCCCCCCTCAGTGCCGGGTGTCTGTCCCAGAGCCCGGCATATCCGCAGGTCAGGGTGGGTGAACCATCCCAGCGTCCCAGCTTAGACCACAGCGTTGCGGGGCGGCTGTGGCTTTCTGCAGGCTGTGTCGCAGCGGAGGTCGGAGCCGCCGCGGACAAACAGCTACATCGGAGGAATGCGAGACATGTCTCTGCTCAATCTGCGCCGCGCGGCGAAAGCCTCAATGGTCACCGCGGTCGCTTTCGCGGGTATTTCCCTCATGGGTGCCCAGCCCGCTGCGGCGGCGACTGAGGGAACCACCGGCATGGACTGCTGGGCGGCGTGCGGCAAGCTGACGAATTCGACCGACCACGGCGTCAGCGTCACGTTGGAATGGGGCACCTCGGATGCGCAGCGCTGGCAGTGGGAGCGCTGGGTGTTCGCCCACTCGTCCATGGGTGGAAACGCCAGCGGCGTCGACGTCGACGGGGTCTACATTCCCGGCGGATGCACGGCGTTCGGAAACGTATACGGCTTCGGCTACGTCATCCCCGTGGTGTGGGGCGGCGGGTGGCACAAGATCCAGGGCGATCAGAACGCGAACCTCGTCGGCGTCTACTGCTGACGGCCGCACCGACCTTTCGGCCACGCCCGAAAGCATCGCCAGTCCTGTCCCCTTCGGCGGAGCATCGGTGCCGCAGGGGGCGATCACGGGGGAACTGCCCCCTGCCTCATTCGACAAGGGAGACAAGGCAATGAGCCGTATGACGATCCGCACGAAGCTCGCCGCCGTGGCGGCGGCGAGTGTGATGGCGCTGGGTACGGGGGTCTTGGCGGCGTCGCCCGCGCAGGCCGCGGACTCGTGGCACGGGTGTCCGTCCGGGGCCGTTTGCATCTACCCGCGCGACGCGGGCTGGAACAACAACGTCCCGTCGGACATCTACTGGGACGGGGTCTACCAGCTCTACAACCAGGAGGGGATGCACTTCGTGGTCAACAACCAGACCCTGGGCTGGGTCGACCGCCTCTGCTTCGACTCCTGGGGCAACAACTGCGACTCGTACGTCCAGCCCCCCGGCACCACCTGGTGGGTGAACCTCTCGCCGATGAACTCGATCAAGCTCGGCCCGCGCTAGGTGTAACCCACGGAGGGGGAGCAATGCTCAGCAAGATCAGGGGATGGACATCGAAAGCGGCGGCGGTACTCGCGGTGAGTGCGGGTCTGGCGCTGCTGTCGCCGTCGCCCGCATACGCGGGCGGAGCGTGCACGTTGGCAGGCTGCTCGGAGACGTACAACTACTCGGGGACGTACGCGACGGCCCTGCAGAACTGGACGTGCGGATGGGGCACCACGGGCTCGTGGTCCACGGGATGCGCGGGCGGCGCGACGTACGGCCTGCCCAACGGGTACAAGACGCCCGATAACCAGGACTGGGACGTGTTCCGCGTCGACGCGGGATGGTGCTACCGGGTCGTGCTGGAAGTACCCGGCAAGACGTGGGAAGTGACCTACGACCGGCGGGGCTCGTCGACTCCGGTGTACGTGAAGGTCGAGAACTGGGGGACGGCGTACATCGTGGGGCAGTCGTCCAGCTCTTGTCCCTGAGTCCGGACAGTGGTCCCCGACAGTCCTTGTCGGGCCTGAAGGCCCCGGGGGAATTTCCCCCGGGGCTCCTTCTGTTCTGTCGGGTGTGGCAGAAAGTTCGAGTTTCAACTAAACTCGAAGCAGAAGGAGGTCCTGACCATGCCCGCAGTGACTGTTGAGAACCCGTTGACGCTTCCGCGAGTGGCCGAGCCGCAGGCCGCCGTCCCGCGCAAGGTGCTGGCCGTCGTCTCCGCTCCCGGTGGGTTCGAGGGTGAGGGATTCCCGGTGCGCCGCGCGTTCGCCGGGATCAACTACCAGTACCTCGACCCGTTCATCATGATGGACCAGATGGGCGAGGTGGAGTACGCGCCGGGCGAGCCCAAGGGCACGCCCTGGCACCCGCACCGCGGCTTCGAGACCGTCACGTACCTGATCGACGGAACCTTCGTCCACCAGGACAGCAACGGCGGCGGCGGAGTCATCAACGGCGGTGACACGCAGTGGATGACCGCGGGGTCCGGACTGCTGCACATCGAGGCTCCGCCGGAGTCCCTCGTCGTCAGCGGCGGGCTCTTCCACGGGCTCCAGCTGTGGGTGAACCTCCCGGCCTCCGACAAGATGATGCCCCCGCGCTACCAGGACATCGGCGGCGGCCAGGTCCAGCTGC
Above is a genomic segment from Streptomyces sp. NBC_01233 containing:
- a CDS encoding helix-turn-helix domain-containing protein, translating into MKDQRGYSYETLARKAHMSRSSVHRYCRGIVIPVEFGTAERIARLCGAHTRQLSELYRFWVAASIPETDTDTDTETEREAPLAPVAVTQESAPAPAPVTPRPPAGSTRGAVASLAFILLCVVSLSGSAHSTTPAPAAAHSAPAPNAAAPWTQAPTPVPNGLFGMTLNSSTGAMPTFQIDTVRLWDSRTRWSNIQPRRGEFDWSILDRLVAGANGAGLPVVFTMGGTPEWASPNGPRTAYDDGSRTSPPDDLADWKTFVAAVADRYRGRIDAYELWVMGNDPRYFSGSLETLVEMTREAKAVLDAVDPDATVVCPSMGRLWDAAGMRGLERFSELRGYDSCDVAGVKLHQRTASDPPEQLLGLVGEIDRAFHRGGSHPKLWNTGTTYDIPLQKPLEEPAASANAVRFFLVGLYARYQRMYFYNWGGSKIPIVMQPDGQPPTQAALYVEELRRWVHGTRIRSCGNGVAAGLPVGVWQCRFDREGSELAVVWHETGTARVLAPQKLTAVHHLDGTVVAVPAERTVEVTTLPVLLTPAP
- a CDS encoding pirin family protein, which produces MPAVTVENPLTLPRVAEPQAAVPRKVLAVVSAPGGFEGEGFPVRRAFAGINYQYLDPFIMMDQMGEVEYAPGEPKGTPWHPHRGFETVTYLIDGTFVHQDSNGGGGVINGGDTQWMTAGSGLLHIEAPPESLVVSGGLFHGLQLWVNLPASDKMMPPRYQDIGGGQVQLLTTPDGGALLRVIAGELDGHQGPGITHTPITMIHATVTPGAQITLPWREDFNALAYVLAGRGSVGEDRRPVQTGQTAVFGEGGSLTVRADESQDSNAPDLEVVLLGGRPIREPMAHYGPFVMNSKHELQQAFDDFQAGRLGRIPTTARTGLGHRGAGDAED